The following proteins are co-located in the Billgrantia tianxiuensis genome:
- the ubiG gene encoding bifunctional 2-polyprenyl-6-hydroxyphenol methylase/3-demethylubiquinol 3-O-methyltransferase UbiG: MSATLHHNVDQGEIAKFEALASRWWDPHSEFKPLHDINPLRLDFIDARCGLAGRKVLDVGCGGGILAEAMAHRGARVTGVDMGEAPLGVARLHALESGVEVEYRQASAEAMAAEQPGEYDVVTCMEMLEHVPDPGSVIQACAALVKPGGHLFFSTINRNPKAYALAIVGAEYLLRMLPRGTHEYRKFIRPSELAGWCREHGLSVREQNGLTYNPLTRHYRLSSRDVSVNYMVHCRREPA; encoded by the coding sequence ATGAGCGCAACCCTCCACCACAACGTCGACCAGGGCGAGATTGCCAAGTTCGAAGCCCTGGCCAGCCGCTGGTGGGACCCGCACAGCGAGTTCAAGCCGCTGCATGACATCAACCCGCTGCGCCTGGATTTCATCGATGCCCGTTGCGGGCTCGCCGGCCGCAAGGTGCTCGACGTGGGCTGCGGCGGCGGGATCCTGGCCGAGGCCATGGCGCATCGAGGCGCTCGCGTCACCGGGGTCGACATGGGTGAGGCGCCGCTTGGCGTGGCACGCCTGCATGCGCTGGAGAGTGGCGTCGAGGTGGAGTACCGTCAGGCCAGCGCCGAAGCCATGGCTGCCGAGCAGCCTGGCGAATACGACGTGGTGACCTGCATGGAGATGCTCGAGCACGTTCCCGATCCCGGCTCGGTCATCCAGGCCTGTGCGGCGCTGGTGAAGCCCGGTGGCCATCTGTTCTTCTCCACCATCAACCGCAATCCCAAGGCCTATGCCCTGGCCATCGTCGGTGCCGAGTACCTATTGCGGATGCTGCCCCGTGGCACTCATGAGTATCGCAAGTTCATCCGCCCCTCGGAGCTTGCCGGCTGGTGCCGTGAGCATGGACTCTCCGTACGCGAGCAGAACGGTCTCACCTACAACCCGCTGACGCGCCACTATCGTCTCTCCAGCCGGGACGTCTCGGTCAATTATATGGTGCACTGCCGCCGGGAGCCGGCATGA
- a CDS encoding YciK family oxidoreductase — protein sequence MTCKIDYAAPADLLRDRIILVTGAGDGIGRAAALAFARHGATVILLGRTIAKLEKVYDEIEAAGGPQPAIYPLNFEGAALKDYHDMAETLDKEFGRLDGILHNAGLLGRITPFEQYNPELWEQVMQVNINGPIWMTQALLPLLQSSPDASVVFTSSSVGRKGRAFWGAYAVSKFATEGFAEVLADEIEHLGTLRVNTINPGATRTKMRANAYPGEDPETLRTPEEIMPTYLWLIGPESRGVNGERFDAQPPK from the coding sequence ATGACCTGCAAGATCGACTATGCGGCGCCTGCCGACCTGCTTCGCGACCGTATCATCCTCGTGACGGGGGCCGGTGATGGCATCGGCCGCGCGGCGGCCCTGGCCTTTGCCCGGCATGGCGCCACAGTGATACTGCTGGGTCGTACCATTGCCAAGCTGGAAAAGGTCTACGACGAGATCGAGGCTGCAGGCGGCCCGCAACCGGCCATCTATCCGCTCAATTTCGAAGGGGCCGCGCTCAAGGATTACCACGACATGGCCGAGACTCTGGACAAGGAGTTTGGCCGGCTCGATGGCATTCTGCACAACGCCGGGCTGCTGGGGCGCATCACTCCGTTCGAGCAGTACAATCCGGAGCTGTGGGAGCAGGTCATGCAGGTCAACATCAATGGGCCGATCTGGATGACCCAGGCCTTGTTGCCCTTGCTGCAATCCTCTCCCGATGCTTCGGTCGTCTTCACTTCGTCCAGCGTGGGGCGGAAAGGCCGTGCCTTCTGGGGTGCCTATGCCGTCTCCAAGTTCGCCACCGAAGGGTTTGCCGAGGTGCTGGCCGACGAGATCGAACACCTCGGTACGCTGCGCGTGAACACGATCAACCCCGGAGCCACTCGCACCAAGATGCGTGCCAATGCCTATCCGGGCGAGGATCCCGAAACCCTGCGTACACCGGAAGAGATCATGCCGACCTATCTGTGGCTGATCGGGCCGGAGAGCAGGGGGGTTAACGGCGAGCGCTTCGACGCCCAACCGCCCAAGTAA
- the ybgF gene encoding tol-pal system protein YbgF, whose translation MRHSLKRLCGAGALVLPLSVMSLVEAQQRPIVEDRTAQPRGFLEQAEVREEAGGSLVMYNQLQEHQREIQQLRGQIEELRHQLEQLRNQTRQQYLDLDERLMAGSAGIEANPQVDEESARQVAQTPSPSGNSPDAQAAYQAAFAKVQARQFGEAIAAFEAFVADYPDTSLTANGYYWLGELHSAEANLDQAEGAFRQVIDNYPQSSKVPDALYKLGLIKARQGELEQSRSLLERVRDDYPDSSAAGLANDFLRQSL comes from the coding sequence ATGAGACACAGTCTGAAAAGGCTGTGCGGCGCGGGAGCCCTGGTGCTCCCGCTGTCCGTGATGAGCCTTGTCGAAGCCCAGCAGCGTCCGATCGTGGAAGACCGCACCGCACAACCGCGGGGCTTTCTCGAACAGGCCGAGGTGCGTGAAGAGGCCGGCGGCAGCCTGGTGATGTACAACCAGTTGCAGGAACACCAGCGCGAGATCCAGCAACTGCGAGGCCAGATCGAGGAGCTGCGTCACCAGCTCGAACAGCTGCGCAACCAGACCCGCCAGCAGTATCTCGACCTCGATGAGCGGCTGATGGCGGGCAGTGCCGGTATCGAGGCCAATCCGCAGGTCGATGAGGAATCGGCCAGGCAGGTAGCCCAGACGCCCTCGCCGAGCGGTAACAGCCCCGACGCCCAGGCCGCCTACCAGGCTGCCTTCGCCAAGGTCCAGGCGCGCCAGTTCGGTGAGGCGATCGCGGCCTTCGAGGCGTTCGTCGCTGACTACCCCGACACCAGCCTGACCGCCAATGGCTATTATTGGTTGGGGGAACTGCACTCGGCCGAGGCCAATCTGGACCAGGCTGAAGGCGCGTTCCGCCAGGTCATCGACAACTACCCGCAGAGCAGCAAAGTGCCCGATGCGCTTTACAAGCTCGGCCTGATCAAGGCGCGCCAGGGCGAACTCGAACAGAGCCGTTCACTGCTCGAGCGCGTGCGTGACGACTATCCGGACAGCAGCGCTGCCGGGCTTGCCAACGATTTCCTGCGCCAGTCCCTGTAA
- the pal gene encoding peptidoglycan-associated lipoprotein Pal encodes MQFKSHARTLAIALSLALIAGCSSTGGSRDGSMDGTRTDGGVGTGVAGSGQVGGTGVSGDRAGQQADGRIPEVRTIYFDFDRDTIRPEFESVLVAHARYLRSNGNARVVLQGHTDERGTREYNMALGERRANSVKRFLEVQGVSPSQLEVVSYGEERLAVRGNGEDAHAQNRRVVFAY; translated from the coding sequence ATGCAATTCAAGTCGCATGCCAGAACCCTGGCAATCGCCCTGTCTCTGGCTCTGATTGCCGGCTGTTCCAGCACCGGTGGCAGCCGTGACGGGTCCATGGATGGCACACGCACCGATGGCGGCGTCGGTACCGGTGTCGCCGGTTCTGGCCAGGTCGGTGGCACCGGCGTCAGCGGCGATCGCGCCGGTCAGCAGGCCGACGGCCGTATCCCCGAAGTCCGTACCATTTACTTCGATTTCGACCGTGACACCATTCGTCCCGAGTTCGAATCCGTGCTGGTGGCGCATGCTCGTTACCTGCGCTCCAACGGCAATGCGCGCGTCGTGCTGCAGGGGCACACCGACGAGCGCGGTACACGCGAGTACAACATGGCGCTGGGTGAGCGTCGTGCCAACTCGGTGAAGCGCTTCCTCGAGGTGCAGGGCGTCTCCCCGTCGCAGCTCGAGGTGGTCAGCTACGGTGAAGAGCGCCTGGCGGTGCGTGGCAACGGCGAAGATGCCCATGCCCAAAACCGTCGCGTGGTCTTTGCCTACTGA
- the tolB gene encoding Tol-Pal system beta propeller repeat protein TolB, protein MKALMTTWLAALLLMLGTLAHAQSDLTIEITRGSDRATPIAVVPFATDGESLPEDVAQIISDDLERSGFFAPLPRDAMYDRPSSGDEVRYGQWRALDVRYLVVGNVSRGSDGYRIRYELMDISGQRRMIGESVSAGSNELRGGAHYISDQIFEAITGIRGAFSTRIAYVTAQGTDQDMQFALYVADADGHNSQQVLSSREPILSPAWSPDGRKLAYVSFETERPAIYVQDVGTGQRARLASFDGINGAPAWSPDGRRLAMTLSKDGQPEIYVMDVGSRNLERITNNSSIDTEPSWAPDGRSLIFTSDRSGGPQIYRYSFGGGQVERLTFTGNYNARGRLSPDGETLFLVHRSSNGYQVARQDLGSGRLVVLSDSRWDESPSVAPNGTMVIFATQQGNSGVLGAVSADGRASYRLPSARGDVREPAWSPFLN, encoded by the coding sequence ATGAAAGCCCTGATGACCACATGGCTGGCTGCCTTGCTGCTGATGTTAGGCACGCTTGCCCATGCCCAGTCCGATCTGACTATCGAAATCACCCGAGGCAGCGACCGGGCGACCCCCATCGCGGTCGTGCCATTCGCTACCGACGGTGAAAGCCTGCCCGAAGACGTGGCCCAGATCATCAGTGACGACCTGGAGCGAAGCGGTTTCTTCGCTCCGCTGCCGCGCGACGCCATGTACGATCGCCCCAGTTCCGGCGATGAGGTCCGCTATGGTCAGTGGCGTGCCCTCGATGTCCGCTACCTGGTCGTGGGCAATGTCAGTCGTGGTTCCGATGGCTATCGCATTCGCTACGAGCTGATGGACATCAGTGGCCAGCGTCGTATGATCGGAGAGAGCGTCAGCGCGGGGAGCAATGAGCTGCGCGGCGGCGCCCACTACATCAGCGACCAGATCTTCGAGGCCATCACCGGCATTCGCGGTGCTTTCTCGACCCGCATCGCTTATGTCACGGCGCAAGGGACGGACCAGGACATGCAGTTCGCCCTGTACGTTGCCGATGCCGATGGGCATAACAGCCAGCAGGTGCTGAGTTCGCGTGAGCCTATCCTGTCGCCGGCGTGGTCGCCGGATGGACGTAAGCTGGCTTATGTCTCCTTCGAGACGGAGCGTCCCGCCATCTACGTGCAGGACGTGGGCACCGGCCAGCGCGCCCGCTTGGCTTCGTTCGATGGCATCAACGGTGCGCCGGCCTGGTCGCCCGATGGCCGGCGTCTGGCCATGACCCTGTCGAAAGACGGCCAGCCCGAGATCTACGTAATGGACGTGGGCTCGCGCAACCTCGAGCGCATCACCAACAACTCGAGCATCGATACCGAGCCCAGCTGGGCGCCGGATGGTCGTAGCCTGATCTTCACCTCCGATCGCAGTGGCGGTCCGCAAATCTACCGTTACAGCTTCGGTGGTGGACAGGTCGAGCGGCTGACCTTTACCGGCAACTACAATGCGCGGGGCCGCTTGTCGCCGGATGGGGAAACACTGTTCCTGGTTCACCGCAGCAGCAACGGTTATCAGGTGGCGCGCCAGGACCTGGGGTCTGGACGTCTGGTCGTTCTCAGTGACTCCCGTTGGGATGAATCACCTAGTGTTGCGCCCAACGGGACCATGGTAATCTTCGCCACCCAGCAAGGTAACAGCGGGGTGTTGGGGGCCGTGTCGGCCGATGGACGGGCGTCCTACCGGTTGCCTTCGGCGCGTGGTGACGTGCGCGAACCCGCGTGGTCACCGTTCTTGAACTAA
- the tolA gene encoding cell envelope integrity protein TolA: MARRQRGPARRNDKPVGYGVPALLAIGLHVLVVILSVITLPQRQPVEPDSSSIVQATLVSTETTTDQAQRAEEARARAAARQAEEEARQEEEARQAEEQARAEAERQAAEEQARQAEQEQAAREEEARRLQETREAAEAEAQRRAEEAERLARQREEQEAERQRQQEEAAEAERQRQQEAQRRAEEEARRQQEAEEQRQREAEEQRRREEEAQRQREAEEQRRREEEAQRQREAEEQRRREEEAQRQREAEEQRRREEEAQRQREAEEQRRREEEARRAAEAASQGLDRAIEGESDAVANARQAQEAANSFINLVRRAVEQAWVIPPGASGGLSATVQVQLGPSGELFGATISQSSGDNSFDRSAIQAVEAAAPFNELRQLPPAAQRDFRQFNLRFTPGDVR; this comes from the coding sequence ATGGCCCGACGTCAGCGCGGACCTGCGCGTAGAAACGACAAACCTGTCGGCTATGGCGTGCCTGCGCTGCTTGCCATCGGCCTGCATGTACTGGTCGTGATACTCAGTGTTATCACCTTGCCCCAGCGGCAGCCGGTCGAGCCCGATTCGAGTTCGATCGTCCAGGCCACGCTGGTCAGCACCGAGACCACTACCGACCAGGCGCAGCGTGCCGAGGAGGCTCGGGCGCGGGCGGCGGCACGCCAAGCCGAGGAGGAGGCTCGTCAGGAAGAGGAGGCGCGGCAGGCCGAAGAGCAGGCGCGTGCGGAAGCCGAGCGTCAGGCAGCCGAAGAGCAGGCCCGCCAGGCCGAGCAGGAGCAGGCGGCGCGCGAGGAAGAGGCACGCCGGCTGCAGGAGACCCGTGAGGCCGCCGAGGCGGAAGCCCAGCGGCGCGCCGAGGAAGCGGAGCGCCTGGCTCGCCAGCGTGAAGAGCAGGAGGCCGAACGGCAGCGCCAGCAGGAAGAGGCGGCCGAAGCCGAGCGACAGCGTCAGCAAGAGGCCCAGCGTCGTGCCGAAGAGGAGGCGCGTCGCCAGCAGGAGGCCGAGGAGCAACGCCAGCGCGAGGCGGAGGAACAGCGCCGCCGCGAGGAAGAGGCCCAGCGTCAGCGTGAGGCCGAGGAGCAGCGCCGTCGCGAAGAGGAAGCCCAGCGTCAGCGTGAAGCGGAAGAACAGCGCCGTCGCGAAGAGGAAGCCCAGCGCCAGCGTGAGGCCGAGGAGCAGCGTCGCCGCGAAGAGGAAGCCCAGCGTCAGCGTGAGGCTGAGGAGCAACGCCGCCGCGAAGAGGAAGCTCGGCGTGCGGCCGAAGCCGCGTCCCAGGGGCTTGATCGTGCTATCGAGGGTGAGTCGGACGCAGTGGCCAATGCCCGGCAGGCCCAGGAAGCGGCGAACAGCTTCATCAACCTGGTCCGTCGTGCAGTGGAGCAGGCGTGGGTGATTCCGCCCGGAGCCAGTGGCGGTCTCTCCGCTACCGTTCAGGTGCAGCTGGGTCCCTCGGGTGAATTGTTTGGCGCTACCATTAGTCAGAGTAGTGGTGACAACAGTTTCGATCGCTCCGCTATCCAGGCAGTGGAAGCCGCCGCACCGTTCAACGAACTGCGCCAATTGCCGCCAGCGGCACAACGTGATTTTCGACAGTTCAATCTGCGTTTCACACCGGGAGATGTACGCTGA
- the tolR gene encoding protein TolR, giving the protein MHGPFNRGGRRKPMGEINVVPFIDVMLVLLVIFMITAPMLTQGVQVELPQVTSEPIESQEDREPIIVSVDREGGYYLSIGGEEMNVDLEELGDRVIILLDRQPGTPVMVRGDRFVPYGEIVTLMSTLQVAGVANVGLISEPPPRD; this is encoded by the coding sequence ATGCATGGACCGTTCAACCGCGGCGGCCGCCGCAAGCCGATGGGGGAGATCAACGTCGTTCCCTTCATCGACGTCATGCTCGTGCTGCTGGTCATCTTCATGATTACCGCGCCGATGCTGACTCAGGGCGTACAGGTCGAGCTGCCCCAGGTCACCTCCGAGCCGATCGAGAGCCAGGAGGACCGCGAGCCCATCATCGTGTCGGTGGATCGCGAAGGCGGCTACTACCTGTCGATCGGCGGCGAAGAGATGAACGTCGATCTCGAAGAGCTGGGCGATCGCGTGATCATCCTGCTCGATCGCCAACCGGGAACGCCGGTCATGGTGCGTGGGGATCGTTTCGTGCCCTATGGCGAAATTGTGACCCTGATGAGCACCCTGCAGGTGGCCGGGGTGGCCAATGTTGGACTGATTTCCGAGCCGCCGCCGCGTGATTAA
- the tolQ gene encoding protein TolQ encodes MNDSMSIPHLIMSASTVVQLVMLILVIGSILSWVVIFQRTFVMRRARAAHQTFEERFWSGVDLNELYRETPSEQETQGAEHVFRAGFREFNRLMAKTKSADAILDGVQRSMRVAWSREEERLTMHLVFLATVASASPYIGLFGTVWGIMGSFQSLSMAQQATLATVAPWIAEALIATAMGLFAAIPAVIFYNRLSSESDRLLGKYEDFAEEFHSILHRNLQGRSETGAA; translated from the coding sequence GTGAACGACTCCATGTCAATACCGCACCTGATCATGAGCGCCAGCACCGTGGTGCAGCTGGTCATGCTGATCCTGGTGATAGGCTCGATTCTCTCCTGGGTGGTGATTTTCCAGCGTACCTTCGTGATGCGCCGGGCACGTGCCGCGCATCAAACCTTCGAGGAGCGCTTCTGGTCCGGTGTCGATCTCAACGAACTCTATCGCGAGACCCCTTCGGAGCAGGAAACCCAGGGCGCCGAGCATGTCTTCCGTGCCGGATTCCGCGAATTCAATCGCTTGATGGCCAAGACCAAGAGTGCCGATGCCATCCTTGACGGCGTCCAGCGCAGCATGCGCGTGGCCTGGTCGCGGGAGGAGGAGCGCCTGACCATGCATCTGGTGTTTCTCGCCACGGTAGCCTCGGCGAGCCCCTATATCGGCCTGTTCGGTACCGTGTGGGGCATCATGGGCTCGTTCCAGTCGCTCTCGATGGCACAGCAGGCAACGCTGGCCACTGTGGCGCCCTGGATCGCCGAGGCGTTGATCGCCACCGCCATGGGCCTGTTCGCCGCCATCCCCGCGGTCATCTTCTACAACCGCCTGTCGTCCGAGTCCGATCGGCTGCTGGGCAAGTACGAAGACTTCGCCGAGGAGTTCCACTCCATCCTGCACCGCAATCTGCAGGGGCGCAGCGAAACCGGCGCCGCCTGA
- the ybgC gene encoding tol-pal system-associated acyl-CoA thioesterase, whose translation MSDFLLPLRVYIEDTDAGGIVYYVNYLKYMERARSEWLRHHGFTQRELLEAGIQLVVHRLECRYAKPARLDDELNVSAAVLSYGRCRLSFVQIVMRDGEPLCEARVDIACLDAVRLKPTPWPPALAAVLNG comes from the coding sequence GTGAGTGATTTTCTCCTGCCGCTGCGTGTCTACATCGAGGATACCGATGCCGGGGGCATCGTTTATTACGTCAATTACCTCAAGTACATGGAGCGGGCACGCAGCGAGTGGCTGCGCCATCACGGTTTCACCCAGCGCGAGCTGCTCGAAGCCGGTATCCAACTGGTCGTGCATCGGCTGGAGTGTCGCTATGCCAAGCCCGCCCGCCTCGACGATGAGCTTAACGTCTCGGCAGCCGTCCTGTCGTATGGGCGCTGCCGGTTGAGTTTCGTGCAGATAGTGATGCGTGACGGGGAACCCTTATGCGAGGCGAGGGTCGACATCGCCTGTCTGGATGCCGTTCGTCTCAAACCCACACCCTGGCCGCCGGCACTCGCCGCGGTTCTTAACGGTTAA
- the ruvB gene encoding Holliday junction branch migration DNA helicase RuvB: MMHNDRLIAADEREGENRVDHAIRPKRLAEYIGQPRVREQLEIFISAARGRDESLDHTLVFGPPGLGKTTLANIIAAEMGVGLKSTSGPVLERAGDLAAMLTNLQPGDVLFIDEIHRLSPVVEEILYPAMEDFQLDIVIGEGPAARSIKLDLPPFTLVGATTRAGLLTSPLRDRFGIVQRLEFYDIEELTEIVARSARLLGVEADREGAREVARRSRGTPRIANRLLRRVRDFAQVRADGKVDAAIADQALNMLHVDHHGLDHMDRRLLLAMIEKFDGGPVGIDSLAAAIGEERDTIEDVIEPYLIQQGLMMRTARGRVVTRQAWQHFGLVPHEQALDASGEVRQ, encoded by the coding sequence ATGATGCACAATGACCGCTTGATCGCCGCCGACGAGCGCGAGGGCGAAAATCGCGTCGATCACGCGATCCGTCCCAAGCGGCTAGCCGAATATATCGGCCAGCCCCGCGTGCGCGAGCAGCTGGAAATATTCATCAGTGCAGCACGTGGGCGTGACGAGAGTCTCGACCATACCCTGGTGTTCGGTCCTCCCGGGCTGGGCAAGACCACGCTTGCCAATATCATTGCTGCCGAGATGGGGGTGGGGCTCAAGTCCACCTCCGGTCCGGTGCTCGAGCGTGCCGGTGATCTCGCCGCCATGCTCACCAACCTGCAGCCGGGCGACGTGCTGTTCATCGACGAAATCCATCGTCTCTCTCCGGTTGTCGAGGAAATCCTCTATCCCGCCATGGAGGACTTCCAGCTCGACATCGTCATCGGCGAGGGACCGGCGGCGCGCTCGATCAAGCTCGACCTGCCGCCTTTCACCCTGGTGGGCGCCACCACGCGTGCCGGCCTGCTCACTTCGCCGCTGCGCGACCGCTTCGGCATCGTCCAGCGCCTGGAATTCTACGACATCGAGGAGTTGACCGAGATCGTCGCGCGCTCGGCGCGGCTGCTCGGCGTAGAGGCGGACCGTGAGGGCGCCCGTGAGGTGGCGCGGCGTTCGCGTGGCACCCCGCGCATCGCCAACCGCCTGCTACGGCGGGTGCGCGACTTCGCTCAGGTGCGCGCCGATGGCAAGGTGGATGCCGCCATTGCCGATCAGGCGTTGAATATGCTGCATGTGGACCATCATGGGCTCGACCACATGGACCGCCGCCTGCTGTTGGCCATGATCGAGAAGTTCGACGGGGGGCCGGTGGGCATCGACTCGCTGGCAGCGGCAATCGGTGAGGAGCGCGATACTATCGAGGACGTGATCGAGCCCTACCTGATTCAGCAGGGGCTGATGATGCGTACCGCACGCGGGCGGGTGGTGACTCGCCAGGCGTGGCAGCATTTCGGTCTGGTGCCCCATGAGCAGGCCCTGGATGCGAGCGGCGAGGTGCGTCAGTGA
- the ruvC gene encoding crossover junction endodeoxyribonuclease RuvC translates to MLILGIDPGSRITGYGVLDVTTPQPRYVASGCIRLQDADLPQRLARIYAGIAELIGEYRPGEVAIEQVFMSKNPDSALKLGQARGAAIVCAANHGLAVHEYGPRQIKQAVTGSGGATKAQVQHMVVAVLGLDGSPQADAADALAIALTHAHARLGLLTQGSFGGHRTRRRGGSWRDYRP, encoded by the coding sequence GTGCTGATCCTCGGCATCGATCCCGGCTCGCGCATTACCGGCTACGGCGTGCTCGATGTCACTACGCCTCAACCACGCTATGTGGCCAGTGGCTGCATTCGCCTGCAGGACGCTGACTTGCCGCAGCGCCTGGCGCGCATCTATGCGGGTATCGCCGAGTTGATCGGTGAGTATCGCCCGGGTGAAGTGGCCATTGAGCAGGTATTCATGTCGAAGAATCCGGACTCCGCGCTCAAGCTCGGCCAGGCGCGTGGAGCGGCCATCGTCTGCGCCGCCAATCACGGCCTGGCCGTGCACGAATACGGGCCGCGTCAGATCAAGCAGGCGGTAACCGGCAGCGGTGGGGCGACCAAGGCTCAGGTGCAGCACATGGTGGTGGCGGTTCTGGGGCTGGACGGCTCTCCCCAGGCCGATGCCGCAGACGCACTCGCCATTGCCCTGACCCACGCCCACGCCAGGCTCGGGCTGCTGACCCAGGGCAGTTTCGGCGGGCATCGCACGCGACGCCGAGGCGGCTCCTGGCGTGATTACCGCCCTTGA
- the aspS gene encoding aspartate--tRNA ligase, giving the protein MRSHYCGQLNETLVDQTVTLCGWVHRRRDHGGVIFLDMRDRDGIAQVVVDPDTAEAFATADRARSEYVLRVSGRVRLRPEGTQNPKMPTGMVEVLAKDVEVLNTAATPPFQLDEHGKVGEEVRLKHRYIDLRRPEMIEKLRLRSRISHHVRAFLEGQGFLDIETPVLTRATPEGARDYLVPSRTHPGSFFALPQSPQLFKQLLMVAGFDRYYQIAKCFRDEDLRADRQPEFTQIDIEASFVEEEDIMGVTESMIRELFQDVLDVELPAFPRMTWADAMDRYGSDKPDLRIPLMLVDVDDLMKQVDFQVFSGPANAADGRVAALKVPGGASMSRKVIDDYTKFVGIYGAKGLAWIKVNERAKGLEGLQSPIVKFMENVIEELLDRIGAEDGDIVFFGADKARIVNEALGALRVKLGEDLNLYTRDWAPLWVVDFPMFEADDNGRLSPLHHPFTSPSCSPEELKANPAAALSRAYDMVLNGTELGGGSIRIHDQQMQSTVFEILGIGEEEAREKFGFLLDALHYGAPPHGGLAFGLDRLVMLMAGARTIREVIAFPKTQSAACLMTDAPGEVSGDQLRELNIRLRQKVKSEGQE; this is encoded by the coding sequence ATGCGCAGCCATTATTGCGGCCAGCTAAACGAGACCTTGGTGGACCAGACGGTCACCCTGTGCGGCTGGGTTCACCGTCGCCGTGACCACGGCGGTGTGATCTTCCTCGACATGCGCGATCGCGACGGCATCGCCCAGGTCGTGGTCGACCCCGACACCGCCGAGGCCTTCGCCACGGCCGACCGCGCGCGCAGCGAGTATGTGCTGCGCGTCTCCGGTCGCGTGCGGCTGCGCCCCGAAGGCACCCAGAACCCCAAGATGCCCACCGGGATGGTCGAAGTGCTGGCCAAGGATGTCGAAGTGCTGAACACGGCGGCCACACCGCCGTTCCAGCTCGACGAACATGGCAAGGTGGGCGAGGAGGTGCGCCTCAAGCATCGCTACATCGACCTGCGCCGCCCGGAGATGATCGAGAAGCTGCGCCTGCGCTCGCGCATTTCCCACCACGTGCGTGCCTTCCTCGAAGGGCAGGGCTTCCTCGACATCGAGACGCCGGTGCTGACCCGCGCCACGCCGGAGGGCGCGCGCGACTACCTGGTGCCCAGCCGTACCCATCCGGGCAGCTTCTTCGCCCTGCCGCAGTCGCCCCAGCTGTTCAAGCAGCTGCTGATGGTGGCCGGCTTCGACCGCTACTACCAGATCGCCAAGTGCTTCCGCGACGAGGACCTGCGCGCCGACCGTCAGCCGGAGTTCACCCAGATCGACATCGAGGCCTCCTTCGTCGAGGAGGAGGACATCATGGGCGTCACCGAGTCCATGATCCGCGAGCTGTTCCAGGACGTGCTCGACGTCGAGCTGCCGGCGTTCCCGCGCATGACCTGGGCCGACGCCATGGACCGCTACGGCTCCGACAAGCCTGACCTGCGTATTCCGCTGATGCTGGTCGATGTCGACGACCTGATGAAGCAGGTCGACTTCCAGGTATTCTCCGGCCCGGCCAATGCCGCCGACGGTCGCGTGGCGGCACTCAAGGTGCCGGGCGGGGCCAGCATGTCGCGCAAGGTGATTGACGACTACACCAAGTTCGTCGGCATCTACGGCGCCAAGGGTCTGGCCTGGATCAAGGTCAACGAGCGCGCCAAGGGCCTCGAGGGCCTGCAGTCGCCGATCGTCAAGTTCATGGAGAACGTGATCGAGGAGTTGCTCGACCGCATCGGTGCGGAGGATGGCGACATCGTCTTCTTCGGCGCCGACAAGGCGCGCATCGTCAACGAGGCGCTGGGTGCGCTGCGGGTCAAGCTGGGTGAGGACCTCAACCTCTATACCCGTGACTGGGCGCCGCTGTGGGTGGTCGACTTCCCCATGTTCGAAGCCGATGACAACGGTCGCCTGAGCCCGCTGCATCACCCGTTCACCTCGCCCTCGTGCAGCCCCGAGGAGCTCAAGGCCAACCCGGCCGCGGCGCTCTCGCGGGCCTACGACATGGTGCTCAACGGTACCGAACTGGGTGGCGGCTCGATCCGTATCCACGACCAGCAGATGCAGAGCACCGTCTTCGAGATCCTCGGCATCGGCGAGGAGGAGGCCCGCGAGAAGTTCGGCTTCCTGCTCGACGCCCTGCACTATGGTGCGCCGCCCCACGGCGGCCTGGCCTTCGGTCTCGACCGCCTGGTGATGCTGATGGCCGGTGCGCGCACCATCCGTGAAGTGATCGCTTTCCCCAAGACCCAGAGTGCGGCCTGTCTGATGACCGACGCACCGGGCGAGGTGAGCGGCGACCAACTGCGCGAACTCAACATTCGTCTGCGCCAGAAGGTCAAGTCGGAAGGGCAGGAGTGA